In the Malaclemys terrapin pileata isolate rMalTer1 chromosome 3, rMalTer1.hap1, whole genome shotgun sequence genome, AGCATAGGGGTGGGGTTTCTGGCAGCAGCTGTTCCAGCTGTACATGCAGCTCTCATTCAGACACATTGTTTAATCCTTTTTCGAGGTGGGGGGAGCTTTCTAAGTTGTCTATATAATATCCTGAGCCAGGGAGTTCCATGGGTTAACACATGGTGCAAAACCAGTGTTGGGGGTTGAACCTATTTAAAGGTCTAGACAACAGTGCCTGTTCACGCAGACTGAGCTCTTCAGGGGTGGGGAGGACGTACCCATCCAAGACGCTAGGTACGTACTCGGGCAGCTAGCCCTTCCCGCTGCTCGCGCCCCTGTGGCTACGCTGGTTTTAGCACGCTAGGTCAATCAGAGCTCTCATGGgcatgtctccttgagctggaagtTACATCGGGCAGATCGAAGTGTAGACAGGCCCCGCATGTGCCGGCAGGACATGGCACGGTGAGGCCTGACCGGGGTCTCCAAGGGCGACGGCAATAgaaataacaaacagaacaacaattcttcttttctttctcgCACGGTTCAGCCGAGTTTACGGGCCCACCCCAGAAGCCTCCAAGGCATGGAGCTCAGGTATGTGTGAAAACGAACCTGGCTGGGTTTCTCCCTCCCGGCCTGCATCTGTCCCTTCTCTTCCACTTcaaaaccagccccagccccccacttgGCCCTAGCTAGTCCGGGCCcccgggagggagagagggagggagggagggaaggatggtcCGTGGTCACTGCACTGTGCCCAGTGTCCCTTTAATATGTACCTGAGCCTGGAGTGGGGAGCAGCGATTAGCAGTCCGATGCTATGCCCCCATGCCTGGCTTTGGCAATGGGAGCACTGACCCTCCGCCCAGCTGTTGGTGGGTCTGCACGCACCATGATGCTAACAGCTGCCTGGCCGCTAGGTGGGGAGTCCACCCCGGGGGCACAGAAGGCCTGTGTCATGCGCGGCTGCTGTCCTTTCTCCTCGGGGCTTCCTTCTGAAGCCTTTGGTGAGCCGGCCTGGCGGGCAAGCAGATCATATGTCCTCTCCTGGTCTCTGGGCAGCCGATCCAGCCGGCCCCCACCGCCAACCTGGACCGGACGGACGACACGGTGTACAGTAACGTCATGGAGCTGGTGAAGGCGGTACTGCAGCTCAAGAACGAGATCTGCCAGCTGCCCCCAGAGGGGTACATCATTGTGGTGAAGGTAAAGCTGGGAAGACTGGCAAGGACTAAGACAGATCCTAGAGTCAGCGCtcctaaagccagaagggaccattgtcatcatctagtctgatctgctgTGTAACacgggccagagacctgccccacagtaactcccagagcagagcttttagcaaAACAGCCAGTCTTGAGTTAaacattgccagtgatggagaatccaccacaaaccttggGGAACTGCTCCAGTGGTCAATTACTCTCATTAGTACAAATTGACACCtcgtttccagtctgaatctgtctggtttcaacttccagccgttggatcatgttagacctttctctgctcaTGTCATATTTCCCAAGATGCACCTCTCCCCAGTGGTGGCCTTGACCCAAGAGCGGGGAACATTTCCCAAGGTGCACCTCTCCCCAGGTGGTGGCCTTGACCCAAGAGCGGGGAACATTTCCCAAGGTGTACCTCTCCCAGGTGGTGGCCTTGACCCAAGCGCGGGGGACATTTCCCAAGGTGCATCTCTCCCCAGTGGTAGCCTTGACCCCAGAGTGGGAACATTTTCCCAGGTTGCACCTCTCCCCAGTGGTGGCCTTGACCCAAGAGTGGGGAACATTTCCCAAGATGAACCTCTCCCTGGTGGTGGCCTTGACACCAGAGCGGGAACATTTCCCAAGATGCACGTCTGCCCAGTGGTGGCCTTGACCCAAGAGCGGGGAACATTTCCCAGAGTGCATCTCTCTGCAGCGGCCCTCCTGAGCCAAGACAGGCCCAGGTCGTTACTAAGAACGAAGCCTTTTGCTGAAGCCGGAGACGCCTTTCACGCTGCCTTTCCCCCTTCACAGAACGTGGGCCTGTCCCTTCGGAAGCTGATCGGCAGCGTGGACGAGATCCTGCCAGCTCTGCCCATTTCATCGCGCACAGAGGTAAGGGCTCCTGCACCCCCTACTGCCGGGGAGAGCCGTCAGGTGGGACACCCCCCATCTTTGGGGTAATGGATGATCCCAGCACAtggtctctccccacccccagctccctgtccgCACGTCCTGGGAGCAGATCCCAGTCTGCAGACGTTCGTGCTTTCAGGGCTCACACAGCACAAGGCAccttccccacctgcccccctgccAGAGGGGCCTTTGTTCTCGCAGGAGTCGGTCCCCTGCACTCTACGTCTACCAGCCAGGGTGACAGCACAGGCCTGGCTCTTAAAGAAACCGCACCCCAGTGACACCCACGAGGGCTTGCCAGGGGCCATCACAGAGTTGATTAGAGAATTCCTTGAGTCGCTATTTATAAGTGCCAGGTGACAGCTCATCCCACATGGATGGAGGCAGGTATAGCCGGCTCCGAATGTGCCAGAATCGTGAGTCAGGCCGCCCCAAGTCATGGGACCAACAGCAGCACAAAGgctttctttttatttgactTCTGCTCTCTGAGCCGGAAGGAGGCGCATTTTCCAACTTTTTTCTCCCGGGAAAGCTGGTAACGCGGTATTTTTTGTCAAGGAAAGCTGAGAGGCCTGGCCAATCACATGACtcgaggagctggggctttaagaaaattaTCAAACATTGCAAGGCTCATGATTAAAATTGGGAGAGTTGTCCACACACGGTAGCAGCATTAGCGAGCAGTGAATCGGGCCCTCTTAGCGGATTTCACTGTCCAAGGGGCGTGGATTGCAAACCGAAGGCCTGGTTGGTGGAGAGGGCATTAGATTTCAGCCTGGTATCATGGTCAGGACCAATGATAAATCCAAGGATGCAGCTTCAATAGGGAGCACTTACATTTTGGTGGTAAAGCCCCCATGCGTCTTCCCCCGGCAAGGCAGGGTAGAGAAGAGACAGGGCTTGGGTGTAATGAATATAAAAGTGATTCTCGACTGAGGCTGTTGGATATAGACAGACCCTGTGGTTGTCTTACTCTCAGAGTGACTTGCGCAGGCTTTCCTGCCTAATGACATCACAGGGTCTTCCTAAACCCTGGCCTGGATGAAGCTGTCTTGGAAGGAACTATTGACCGTACCAACTGCAGTCATCCCTGAGTGTGCACGTAGCtgagtaactccattagctggcagcagtagtaggctgttatccccTATGTgatccagccactagagggcctCCAGCTTTGGGACTATCCTTCATGCTCTTCTTCCGCTGCTGCCTCTAATGCTCCCAGCCACATGTGTGTGTTTTGCGTTGGCAGATCGAGGGCACCCAGAAATTGTTGAACAAGGACCTGGCCGAGCTGATCAACAAGATGCGCCTGGCGCAGCAGAACGCCGTCACCTCGCTGAGCGAGGAGTGCAAGCGCCAGATGCTGACGGCCTCCCACACCCTGGCCGTGGATGCCAAGAACCTGCTGGACGCTGTGGACCAGGCTAAGGTCCAAGGCAACCTGGTGAAGCTCACTCTGGAgtgagtgagaaagagagagaaagacacgCTGCTGGTGGAGATGGGAGAGGAATCTGCTCCAGAAGGCCCGGCTTTAAATATCTCCTCCAGCCTCGATGTTCCGCCCCCCTCCCTGCAATCGCTCGTGTCTTGTATATTGTCGTGTCAGTCTTCTGAGAAAAGGGCGGAGACTCTCCTGGCTCCTCCCCTTTACAGGGCATGCTTGTGGGAAACTCGCTGTCTTCCTGTGTCCCATGGAATGTGCTGCTGGGGATGAGTCTGTACACACAAGACACTGGAGGGGTGGAgagcgtggggtggggtgggaatagACAAGTGGAatcacccagccccctgccagtcccagccctgccagggagCTTTCAGATCAATTCTACTTCCATAGCACCCTCTGAGTTGGCAGGAGACTGGTGAATTTCACAGGTGCAGGTGGCTCTTAGGTTCCCCCTTTCCCTTGTTACATTTGTAGGCATTGGGAGACGAGGGCGTTTGGACGATGCTGGCTGAGACCCGGGTGTTAGACACCTGGCGCTCTGGAAATGTTCCACTGAGCCATGAAGAGACTGTTTATTTTCTTGTACATTGTATAGAAGAGTTTATTTAATGACCGTGTGTGATCTGTATGCATCTCTGGAACCTATCCGCTCACTCCCCTCCCCGTCTGCAGCTGGAATGCACCGATTCCAGAGCATGGACAGCACCGAATCGTAGCCTTTGTTCTGCCGTTTAAAAACACAAACCAACCCCGAGGACGGTATTTCTGATCTTTGCTTCTCTGTAAGATTCTGtgggcggaggggtggggggggagaacaaAGCAACAACGACGACGAAAATCTTTCTATTTGGTTTGTGGTTGAATTCAAAATTGTACGGTTTGGCTGCGGCCATTAATTCCCATGAAGCTGTTTATTCTGGTTGAGATAAATGACGTACAAAGTTTGTGCCTTTGCATTTCTGTGGTGTGAGAGTTAGGGACTCTATGTGGCTGAGGGTGGGGCTCGCAAGATCCCTTGTGTTCCCCCCCTTCCTCTCAAATGGCCCCTTGTGGCTGCAAAAGCTCGCGGGGTGTTAGACACAAGATCAAGGGTATTCTTTATGGGCAGGCATCAaaggccctgaagcatgagcgtTATCTGAAGCGCGAGGCTCAGCCTGGCCTGGACATCTCCCAGGTTTTCTTGCGTTGTTTCTCTTGCTCTGGCGGACCTGTGAGGACAGGTCAGCTAGAACTTGAAGTGCAAGGACTCATGAAAAGGGAGAACACTCCAGTAACAACATCGGTTCTGTTTGTCTCTGAAGGCGAAACGGGAGGCCAGTTACAGCCGCTGCGGGGTTTGCATCGTGTAGTGACATCACTGGTGCAAAACGTTCTATTTGATACACCTCCAtacccccatccacacacacgtCTCCTATATACCCCATACTTACAAAGCTATACCTGAGTGTAAACACATTCAAACCCAGACCCACCTACccctctacaccccccccccgcccctctctaACTTTATACTCCTATCCGGAAACACAAATGTCCACCCACAGACTCCTGTATGCCATATGGCCCTGCCAGTATCAATGCTAACACCTGTGTTTGAAACACGTATTCCAACTCGCGATTCCGCTCCATGTCTCCGATCATTCTGCGTCCTGTTCCCTTCATTCAAAGCGTCCTGGCTGAAAGGGCCTCAGGCACTTCTCCTCGCTAGGCCAGCCCCCAGGTGGCAGCAGTAGCAGGTGCGTGTTGGAGAGCTGTTGTTTGTAAGGGTACTTTATACATAGGTGGCCGGGCTGGATCGACTAGGCCAGAACAGTCACGTTGGaatgagggagagggaggcgTGTTTATGGGTGACAATCTAGCCTCCCCAGAAGATAATACTGAACATCTCTGGGACGTCACCTTGACCTTAGAGCGGCATGGATTTGTAAGGCCTGACGGGACCATTATTACTTATTATgtaatcatagactatcagggttggaagggacctcaggaggtatctagtccaaccccctgctcaaagcaggaccaaccccaattaaatcatcccagccagggctttgtcaagcctgaccttaaaaacctctaaggaaggagattccaccccctccctagggaacccattcacTGCAGGAGCCCCAGGACCTTACGGTGTGaggtgctgtccaaacacagaacGCCTAGTTGATGTCTTGCAGAACTCAGGGGCAATGTTTGCCAGCCCTCAAGCATTCCAAAATCATATCCCTGCCCCCAATCCTGAGATCGGTTTAACAATcacgagattttttttttttttaagataataaatgggggaaggggggttctttttctttgccttcaggTTGTACTTGCTTCTCAATGTCAAGCCCTCTAGGAGGGCTGGAAACGTCCTTTAGTTTTGGATAGAAAGCTGGGCGTCTCCCACAGCCTCTTGTGTTCAGCAGCTGGGGATTACATAGAACCCCAAATACCCCAATAACTAGCAACACTGGGATTTAAAGTccttcctgcatccagcccatatcTTACCGTTGGGCTAGAATGTAGCTATATATATAGTAAAAAAACCCCAGACATCCAAATTTAAGGTCCTGTTGTTTATACATCCACCACCAGGCCTTCCTTGGGATTGGAAGCTTGGACCCTTTGCACCACAAGCCAGGATCATGCCACTCAGTCACCACACTAATGCCTGCCTAGGGATCATCCCTTCTACAGTGAAACTGGCTCCTGGGCAGAGGCCTAGATAGAAGTCCTGCTTCCACTGGGGGCACTAGCCCCGACACATGGCAATCAATGACCCTGCCAGCTGCAAGGATAAAATCAGAGAAGctttctttgatttttctctGGTGCTTCCAAAAAGGCAGGAAATGATGTTTGCCTTCCCTCCTGTGTTACTGGGCTTCAGGGTACTGTTTTGAACACTGACTTGGGGCAGACAGAACTTTAGTTTGACTTTATGTACAAGTTGGCTGGCTAGCTTGGGGGAACTGGGATGCCCGGATTCCAGGCTCAGCTTTGATGCTACCTGGCTGGGCCGTTAAAGACCGGGGTGTGAGTCCTTGCGCTGGCAGACGACTTCCTGTGCGATCTCCGTGACTTGCCAcgctctctctgtgcctcagtttcctccattTAGAAACTGGCCAGACAGCCTGCCAGGTTTGTTCTCAGAATTCATTAGCGCCTGCAGTAAGTTAAAGCTGTTTGAGCATTTTCCATGGAGAAACGTCAAACGGCATTTAAATTGTTcatttcatctgaaaatttttgcagggtttttttatgAAATGAATCAGAATGAAAGATTTTGGGAAGGTTTTAATAGAAAACCTTTCCCCCtctgccctcctttcccccctggAAAAATGGAGGTGGGAAACAAATTTTTGAtgtgaaaacaaaaaaatcttttttgtgATTAgtttcagcaatttttttttgacTATTcgccatcccttccccccccccccaaatgtttgtttgctttgaaaAGAACTTccaggcagctctcacctgcaATGGGCGTTCTGGGCAGAACACGGCTGAAAGTGGTGACTAGCTCTTGGGCTAGCCCTGAGcactggagtgaatttcaccctgggtTAGCTGGCCCCGCTGAGGGGGTAGGTGCTGCTTTCCCTTCAGCCTGGAACCTGCcggctttgcagtgaggacacggGCTCAGCCGCTGATAGTCCCACAATTCCCCCTGTGTACctggaaggacagacaagttctctccCGGCTCCACGGAGAAGAATCTtagagcagcacaaagaaccatgggacgTGCCCTCACAAGTCCTAGCCTCACACATGCCGCGCAGTGCTAGTGAGGACACAGGCACGGCTTTGCAGTGAGGTTGCTCCCTGGGCTAGGCTGACCTGGGTGCCAATCACCCGAATTAACTCCTGGGATGCTTATGCCATGGCTGTCCCCTGGGGATTGACCCGGGGACCTCCGTAGCTAAAACATGAGCTGCTAGAGATAGAGCTTCCCAGCTGCAGGCTACCGATGGGGATCTCTAACACCCTGACCAGTGGGTTATGTTTGCACCTGGGGGATAAAGTGGACTCGGTAactgtgtgtggctgggaggaaCAGTATGAAATGAACCTTGTCACCAAACCAACGTGAGCAATGTGTTCCCATCGTAGGGGGCGCACCTCCTCCCTTGCCACGTAGCTACGGGCATGTTAATTTCAAATGCAGAGCACCCCGGGCGGTTCCCTTCTGATCCGCTTTGTTTTAAGCAGTTTCAGTGACTCAAGAAAAAATCTTGTTGGGGTTTCACTGTAGGGTTCTCCCGCCCCAACTGCCCGGCGCTGTTCACTTGTTGGTACAAACCAGACGCGTGTGAGCATCTACGGGCCCAGCGGACGTGTGGCTTCAGCACTGGCGCTGTGCTGGTATTTACCAGGACGAGCGGGAGTTCAAATGGGGTCGTGGCTTGATAATGTTCCTCCAGTGTGGACAAGCCCAAGGTGGCTCCACAGTCAGGGTGGGTTAGtttgtcccttccccagccctgggcacaggTCTGGGAGCAGGACCACCTTCCGGGCCGGGCACAGACCCctatatcatcccagccaggaagggagggaggaagaggccgATGGTCCCCAGCAAACAGACGATGATAAACATCCAGAGGAATATCCGGTCTATTACCATAGCAACATACTTCCAGTCCTCCTTCACCTGCAGGCAGACAAGAGTCAGAGTGAGATGTGGGGCCcgagagcagcatggggccacagGAGGCCCCGGCAGCCTGGCAGAGAGGCAGGGGTACTAAAGGGTTGTTGTCCTCGTAGTGTGAACCgggggcagcagaactgtgcggACTCGCCCTCAATCAAACTGCACTTGctaggcagggggtgggggtgccaaagcccagtgagttgagagagggtggggataggTAGTTGTTCTTAGTGGTGTGGGTCCTAGGTACCACCTGACCCTTTCTCTGTCCACTGTGTAGTAACAGAGCAGGTAAAGACTGAATTGAAAATTCTagtcatagactatcagggttggaagggacctcaggaggtatctagtccaaccccctgctcaaagcaggaccaaccccaactaaatcatcccagccagggctttgtcaagcctgaccttaaaaacctctaaggaaggagattccaccacctccctaggtaacccattccagtgcttcaccaccctcctagtgaaaaagttttccctaatatccaacctagacctcccccactgcaacttgagaccattgctccttgttctgtcatctgctaccactgagaacagtctagatccatcttctttggaaccccccttcaggtacttgaaggctgctatcaaatcccccctctcttctcttctggagactaaacaatcccagttccctcagcctctcctcataagtcatgtgctccagccccctaatcatttttgttgccctccactggactctttccactttttccacatcctctttctagtgtggggcccaaaactggacacagtactccagatgaggcctcaccaatgccgaatagaggggaacgatcacgtccctcgatctgctgggaatgcccctacttatacagcccaaaatgccgttagccttcttggcaacaagggcacactgttgactcacatccaTTTCATAATGGACCAAAGTGTATCAAGCCACTCACTACACAATGGATCAGCAAACCCCATAGTTCACACATCTCCAGTCTCCTGCGCTTCCTCAGCTCACAGCAGAGCCTCCTGCCTCGGGCAGTCTGTGctaccctccccactccccccgcaGCTTGTGCTGCCTTTGATATTGGGGCTCCTCAGGGCTGGCTTAGGGCTAGGTCAGGACAGGGACCTTGGGACAGGTCGGAAACGTCTTTCCCCCCAAATGTTCCGAGTCAGAAGCTTTGTCAGCACAGAGCCTGGGATGTGACGTTTCGGTTTTGATGAATTGGTACTGGTGGCGGGCGGGCGAGGAGGGTGGTTTGTGAAAAAATCCCCGCTCTCCTTGGAAGCCGTTCAATTCCTGCCCCTGCACTGGctacttgggcaagtcacctcgtctctctccctctgccttaGCTCCCTGGGGCTAACAACCTCCCTTGCATCTTAGGAGAGGATAAATACCCTGAAGGAAGCAGTGTGAGAACAGAGCAGCGAGATTAGACAATACTCCCCTCCTAAGACTGCTGTTCAGGGGCAAATCAAACCGGCTCTGAGGGGGAAATGCAGGAGCAACGACTGAGGCCCTGCAGAATTGGTCTATCCAGGCCACATGTCGCTTTAATCCAGCGCTGAGAAGACCCAAGCTAGGTATGTGTGTCCTTCACTGCAGAGCTCAGCCTGGGTGTCGGCTAATTCAGAGTCCCTCAGGCACAATGCCACCCGAGGAGCATAAATGGTGTTCAAGCCGTGGTCCGGTGGCTTTGCTTTGCAGCTGAGTGCAGATGCTTGTCCTGCCCCCTGGCGTTTGGACCTCAATGAAGTCCCACCAGTGAATGAATCACACGCTCCATTACTGCACAGGCCTCTCCCGTCAGCCAATCGCTGGCCTGGGAATAGTTGATTTGTTTTTAGCCCCACCTCTTCCGAGCTCTCCCCTGATCCCTGGCAAGGAGACTACCGACCAAGAGGTCACAGAACAGCCGCAGACAACGACTGTAGGTGACCGCAGCGCCGGCTGGACAGCTGGGGGCATTGGGGTAGGGGCAGCAAGCGGAGCAAGCCCCCTTCACCCTGCCTGAGCGACGGGCCTCCCCCCAACCCCGGATCCTGGACCCCGCTGGGGCGAGAGGAGGAAAGCCAGTTCCCCCTGCCCATCACTGCCTGGTCCTCTCTGCTGGGACTGCTCCCTGGGGGGGGGCAATGCAGGGGGTGCCTCTCCGCTGGGAGCTAGACTGACTCCCACCTACTTGTGCCAACCAGGCCCCTGAATAGCCATCAGATGGTGGTGCCTGAAATGGGCCAGACTCCAACCAATGCTACAGGGGGGAAAGACCCACGGTGCCAGGGCCCAGCCCTCCCGAGCCCGCAGGGCGCAGACTCACCGAGAAATCAGCGTCCTCGGCCCGCAGGTGGTCTGCGATGTAGTGCACCCCCTCCAAGGCCTTCAGAATGCTGGAGGACAGCAGCAGGTGGGGATCCGACCCCAAGCTGTCCCCTTTGGCAGGCGGGCGCTGTGCCcgggccccccgccccctgcccaggtGGCGGCCGCAGCCGGAGCGGTATTGGACGCTGTGTTTGTGGGAGCCTGTCTGGAGTGGCGCGCGTCCGGGGTgcctcctctcctcttcctcctcctcctcctcccatgtgTCATCGACGTCCGTTTCCAGCCAGCCCCTGGAGGTGCTGAGCCTGACGCCAGGCGGGTCATACTCCCCGCTCAGCTCCTGCTGGGGGGTTAGCACCGGAGGCCGCCTCATGAAAAGCCAGCGGGGGATGAAGTCCAGGAAGGCGGCGCGCACCCAGCGGGGCATCTTGTGGGTGCTGGGCGAGCGGTGGTGGACGTTGAGGACGAAGACGGTGATGACGATGGAGAGGGTGACGAAGATCATGGTGAAGAGGAGGTACTCGCCGATCAGGGGGATGACCAACGAGGTGGAAGGGATGATCTCGGTGATGAGCAGCAGGAAGACAGTGAGGGAGAGCAGCACGGAGATGCAGAGGGTGATCTTCTCCCCGCAGTCGGAGGGCAGGTAGAAGACCAGCACGGTCAGGCAGGAGATGAGCAGGCAGGGGATGATGAGGTTGATGGTGTAGAAAAGGGGCAAGCGCCGGATGATGAAGCAGTAGGTGATGTCGGGGTAGATCTCTGTGCAGCAGTCATATTTCTTGGTGTTGTAGGTGCCCACGGCGTTGATGATGGCCCATTCCCCGCTCTCCCAGTAGTCTTTCAGGTCCACGTCACGCTCCATGCTCTCCAGGTCAATCTTGGCCTTGTCGTACGTCCATGAGCCAAACTTCATCTTGCAGTTCTGCTGGTCGAAGGGGAAGAAGGTCACGTCGATGCTGCACGAGCTCTTGTAGATGGCCGGCGGCACCCACTTCACCTTGCCGTTGGAGAAGAGGTGGGCTTTGGTCATGTGCGTCACGGCGAACTCCCCGTCGGCGCTGCAGGACAGAGGAGCAGGGGTCAGAGTGGTGAGAGCCTCGGagaaagtggggggtggggaggaggcaagaCCAAATCCACCAGGAGCAGTAAAAGAGGAGAAAGGGCTTGTGATTAGCTCGGCTCTGGGACTCAAAAGATCTCGGTTTGAGTTCCTGGCCCTGCTACAGCCCCCCCCTGTGcaaatcactccacctcacgtgGCCAGCCAGTGCCAAGGCACCACTAATGTCCCTGGTGTGAGGGATAAAGTGGAGCCTGGCCCTTTGcacgggggtgaatttcacccctaaCTCTTCTAGGTCGCagtgtccccatctgtgaaatggggggaTCGGGTCCTTGGGAGGAGCTGAGATGTGTGATGAAGGGGGGACATGTAAGTGCCTAGGTGGGTAGACACAGAGGGGCTCAGTGACCCAACACAACCCCGcggcaggtgctcagatactgtggtgatgagcatGGCTGGATGGACAGATCAGGCAGAAGtcggtggggcaggagcaggagatCGGGCCTGGGGGTGTCTCAAGATGTCTCTGCAGCTGAGCGCAGCAAGGTTCCTGTCTGGATGCCAAGGGAGAACGCTGAGTGTGCGGCACGAAACCCTGCAAACTCATGGCCGGGCCTGGGGCCGATGAAGACCCTGTCTGTCAAGGCAGCTGGTCATGAAATGACGCGGGGCAGGTTTGGAACCCAGGAACCCGTCTCCAACCCAGTTCCCCAGGATACGGTTGCTCTGTGACTGAATCTGTTAACAAGGCCGGACGTTAATTAAAAAGCAGGCCCTTGCCAGGTCGAGAATATTTCCTTTCGTGACCGAGACGCACCAGCAGGTGGCAGCAAGACACACGTTTCAACTGGAACGTGCTGTGGTGAAGCGTAGGGCCCTGCCTGGTGGAAACAGCCTGGGACACTGGGCTGTaattcctagggtgaccagatgtcccgataatattgggactgtcccgatatttaacccctttgtcccgcatcccgatcGATGTACGCtcaggacgccatttgtcccCATATTCGGGTCAGGAGGCGAGCGGGAGGAAGGCCCTGACCCTGtaagtgctccggggctggagcacccacagggaaaaattgcagccaagctcccccctcctcgcctccttctctccctctccccccagcgcgccacgtccccgctcctccccccctcccagcgcttcctgcggcctaacagctgtttggcggctttccgggagggagggggaggagcggggacgcagcgcactcaggggaggaggcggagaagaggcagggcaggggcggggacttgggggaagggggtggaatgggggcagggcgagggcgggaagaggcagggggtgggcgagcacccacccggcagaggggaagtcggcaccaTAGGGATGAGTGGCGGGcgggggggtgaagaggcgagcggcgggctggggggtgaagaggcgagaggtgggtgggggactgaggagggatgcagcaagccagcggcGGGCCGGGATGAGGAAGgtcacggtggggggggggggggggggtgagtgggaagggggcgggacctggggcagaatgggggcggagcctgggaggagcgggagtggactgtgggcggggctgatggcaccccaatgtgtcccgatattttagtgtggtgatctgg is a window encoding:
- the CHRNA2 gene encoding neuronal acetylcholine receptor subunit alpha-2; translated protein: MDRFASRFPPLRNMAVWCFILLRSVSIQDRTHSHAEERLFKYLFTSYNRWSRPVPNISDVVIVRFGLSIAQLIDVDEKNQMMTTNVWLKQEWSDYKLRWNPADFDNVTSIRVPSEMIWIPDIVLYNNADGEFAVTHMTKAHLFSNGKVKWVPPAIYKSSCSIDVTFFPFDQQNCKMKFGSWTYDKAKIDLESMERDVDLKDYWESGEWAIINAVGTYNTKKYDCCTEIYPDITYCFIIRRLPLFYTINLIIPCLLISCLTVLVFYLPSDCGEKITLCISVLLSLTVFLLLITEIIPSTSLVIPLIGEYLLFTMIFVTLSIVITVFVLNVHHRSPSTHKMPRWVRAAFLDFIPRWLFMRRPPVLTPQQELSGEYDPPGVRLSTSRGWLETDVDDTWEEEEEEEERRHPGRAPLQTGSHKHSVQYRSGCGRHLGRGRGARAQRPPAKGDSLGSDPHLLLSSSILKALEGVHYIADHLRAEDADFSVKEDWKYVAMVIDRIFLWMFIIVCLLGTIGLFLPPFLAGMI